The following coding sequences are from one Schizosaccharomyces osmophilus chromosome 1, complete sequence window:
- the nhp6 gene encoding HMG-box non-histone chromatin protein yields MPRAPKSSKKKDPNAPKRNMSAFMFFSIANREKVKTENPDASFGAIGSLLGKKWKELTGDKRVPYEERAREDKERYERERSDYDNKIINDAKKNAKKEESEEKKE; encoded by the exons ATGCCAAGAGCACCTAAATCAAGCAAGAAGAAGGACCCTAACGCACCGAAGAGAAACATGTCGGCGTTCATGTTCTTTTCGATCGCGAACAGagagaaagtaaaaacCGAAAACCCTGATGCTTCCTTTG GAGCCATTGGCTCTCTTTTAGGAAAGAAGTGGAAAGAACTGACAGGAGACAAGCGTGTG CCCTATGAAGAGAGAGCACGCGAAGACAAAGAACGCTATGAACGGGAACGCAGTGATTATGACAATAAAATTATCAACGACGCCAAGAAGAATGctaaaaaggaagagagtgaagagaaaaaggaatga